The proteins below come from a single Metarhizium brunneum chromosome 1, complete sequence genomic window:
- the THIO_0 gene encoding Thioredoxin-like protein, producing MAHAAQHITSPEELEALLSSTTYVVVDFFADWCPPCRTIAPIFESLAAKHSKSGYLAFAKVNVDHVQAVAQKYRISAMPTFLFFKEGKQVAVNGQSMIQGVDPKSLGAAAEKLAGLAAQRAEEAQKA from the coding sequence ATGGCTCACGCAGCCCAGCACATCACCTCGCccgaggagctcgaggcCCTCCTCTCGTCAACCACCTACGTCGTGGTCGACTTCTTCGCCGACTGGTGCCCGCCCTGCCGAACCATCGCCCCCATCTTCGAATCCCTGGCCGCCAAGCACAGCAAGTCGGGCTACTTGGCGTTTGCCAAGGTCAACGTCGACCACGTCCAGGCCGTGGCCCAAAAGTACCGCATCTCGGCGATGCCCACGTTTTTGTTCTTCAAGGAGGGCAAGCAGGTTGCCGTCAATGGCCAGTCCATGATTCAGGGCGTTGACCCCAAATCTCTAGGGGCCGCCGCGGAGAAGCTGGCTGGTTTGGCGGCCCAGAGGGCTGAGGAGGCCCAAAAGGCATAA